In the genome of bacterium, one region contains:
- a CDS encoding AAA family ATPase, with protein MYLKRLEIQGFKSFAKKTTLEFGQGITAIVGPNGSGKSNTADCLRWVLGEQSAKLMRGKKSEDVIFAGSDKKGRAGFAEVFATFDNRDHKIPLDAAEVSIGRRITRSGESEYLINGARVRLLDIVDLVLRSNIGTSRYTVIGQGTIDQMILAGPSEIKNLIDEASGVKTYYLKRERTLRRLEQTAQNLMRAEDLLKELEPRVKSLRRQAKRMEARAEIETELKTYLEEHLGTQWWALNDQIDGLNSKLQELGGQRAKVEQQMSGHLAKIEEHEKDNEQALSDYKKLQERIQIIQNEKNALLEQVSLVRGKMTSMQTGSGDTESLNIESHKITQRIKELEAQLQKAETDFVHSQNQIVAQTKLVEEISSKITYLQETLHNPAGADWVVVGKEVESFDKSFKSFQGILEQASELSPVLNAVTDLASSWDNFRKVTHDAIINPSQKLIQLQQELQELSKKKDSLQEELSKLSLAQSKSQLSREFLTSQLASLQNQKLQVDLELKKASSSSSESFATDLMEEEKKLQDKVEAKSQEQEELEKQLNEIYKAESNWKAAIAEEDKNFRRQQDELGAVRDGESKLQVEKARYETQAEAITAEIITQLGQERFTQIKQSKIASTDSSLQDKILRLKKQIESIGGVDELTIQEYHETESRFTNLEIQVNDLHKSMDDLRKVMDELDEHIKSKFNTAFHKVNDQFEQYFRILFNGGRAHLALVKSHDNDTEAEAELAKEEALEEAQEAKDAHLRPEEKIVAKYEKGSLAIAGVDIKATPPGKKLSSIQSLSGGERSLTSIALLCSLLTCFPSPFVVLDEVDAALDEANTIRFGQILGKLSDSTQFITITHNRETMAQANILYGVTMGDDGVSQLLSIKMDQATVYAK; from the coding sequence ATGTACCTCAAACGGTTAGAAATACAAGGTTTTAAATCCTTTGCAAAAAAGACAACTTTAGAATTTGGCCAAGGCATCACTGCCATTGTAGGCCCAAACGGCAGCGGTAAATCTAATACCGCTGATTGTTTGCGCTGGGTGCTTGGTGAACAAAGCGCCAAGCTGATGCGCGGCAAGAAGAGTGAAGACGTAATCTTTGCCGGGAGCGATAAAAAAGGGCGGGCAGGATTTGCCGAAGTGTTTGCTACCTTTGATAATCGCGATCACAAGATTCCTTTAGACGCTGCCGAAGTTTCAATAGGCCGCCGCATTACCCGCAGCGGGGAAAGCGAATATTTAATAAATGGTGCCCGCGTCCGCTTGTTAGATATTGTGGATTTGGTACTGCGAAGCAATATCGGCACCTCCCGGTACACGGTTATCGGTCAAGGCACGATTGACCAAATGATTTTGGCTGGTCCGTCGGAAATAAAAAACTTAATTGACGAAGCCAGCGGCGTAAAAACATATTACTTAAAGCGCGAGCGCACTTTGCGCCGCTTGGAGCAGACCGCTCAGAATTTAATGCGCGCTGAGGATTTGTTAAAAGAGTTAGAGCCGCGCGTAAAGAGCTTGCGCCGCCAGGCTAAGCGCATGGAAGCGCGAGCCGAAATCGAGACAGAGCTTAAAACTTATTTAGAAGAACACCTGGGAACACAATGGTGGGCGCTTAACGATCAAATCGATGGTTTAAATTCTAAGCTGCAGGAGCTAGGAGGGCAGAGAGCTAAAGTTGAGCAGCAGATGTCTGGCCATTTGGCGAAAATAGAAGAACATGAAAAGGACAACGAGCAGGCCTTGAGCGACTACAAAAAACTGCAAGAGCGGATTCAAATTATCCAAAATGAAAAGAATGCTCTGTTAGAGCAGGTTAGCTTAGTGCGCGGTAAGATGACCAGCATGCAGACCGGCAGCGGCGACACTGAAAGCTTAAACATTGAAAGCCATAAAATCACACAGCGTATTAAAGAACTAGAAGCGCAGCTGCAGAAAGCAGAAACCGACTTTGTCCACTCGCAGAACCAAATCGTGGCACAAACCAAACTTGTAGAAGAGATTAGTAGTAAAATTACATATCTGCAGGAAACATTGCACAACCCGGCTGGGGCAGATTGGGTGGTGGTAGGTAAAGAAGTGGAAAGCTTTGATAAAAGTTTTAAGTCTTTTCAAGGGATTTTGGAACAGGCTTCCGAATTATCGCCGGTTTTGAATGCGGTAACAGACTTAGCTTCTTCCTGGGATAATTTCCGTAAAGTCACCCATGATGCCATTATCAATCCTAGCCAGAAATTAATTCAGCTGCAGCAGGAATTGCAAGAGTTATCCAAAAAGAAAGATAGCCTGCAAGAAGAATTAAGCAAGCTGTCTTTGGCTCAATCCAAATCTCAGTTAAGCCGCGAATTTTTGACCAGCCAGCTGGCATCCCTGCAAAATCAAAAGTTACAAGTGGACTTAGAGCTTAAAAAAGCCTCTTCCTCTTCTTCCGAAAGTTTTGCCACCGATTTGATGGAAGAGGAAAAGAAGCTGCAGGATAAAGTTGAAGCCAAGAGCCAAGAGCAGGAGGAGCTCGAAAAGCAGCTTAATGAAATTTATAAAGCCGAATCTAATTGGAAAGCAGCTATTGCAGAAGAAGATAAGAACTTCCGCAGGCAGCAGGATGAGCTGGGCGCTGTGCGCGATGGGGAAAGCAAGCTGCAGGTAGAAAAGGCCCGCTACGAAACCCAGGCCGAAGCTATAACAGCAGAGATTATCACTCAGCTTGGACAAGAACGGTTCACACAAATTAAACAATCTAAAATCGCCAGTACGGATTCTAGTTTGCAAGATAAAATTTTAAGGCTTAAAAAACAGATCGAGTCTATTGGGGGAGTGGACGAGCTGACGATTCAGGAATACCATGAGACCGAAAGCCGTTTTACTAACTTGGAAATCCAGGTTAACGACTTGCATAAGAGTATGGATGATTTGCGCAAAGTGATGGACGAATTAGATGAGCACATTAAGAGCAAGTTTAATACCGCGTTCCATAAGGTTAACGATCAGTTCGAACAATACTTCAGAATTTTGTTTAATGGCGGCCGGGCTCACTTGGCGTTAGTAAAATCTCACGACAACGATACCGAAGCCGAGGCAGAACTAGCCAAAGAAGAAGCACTCGAAGAAGCGCAAGAAGCAAAAGACGCGCATTTACGACCGGAGGAAAAAATTGTGGCCAAGTATGAAAAGGGCTCTTTGGCTATTGCTGGTGTAGATATTAAAGCGACTCCACCGGGCAAGAAGCTCTCTTCGATTCAGTCTTTGTCTGGCGGTGAGCGTTCTTTAACTTCTATTGCTTTGCTCTGTAGTCTTCTGACATGTTTCCCATCTCCGTTCGTCGTATTGGATGAAGTTGATGCGGCTTTGGATGAGGCGAACACAATCCGCTTCGGGCAAATTTTGGGAAAGCTCTCCGATTCAACTCAGTTCATTACCATCACTCACAATAGAGAAACTATGGCGCAGGCAAATATCCTTTATGGCGTGACAATGGGTGACGACGGCGTGTCTCAGCTGCTGTCTATTAAGATGGATCAAGCTACAGTATATGCAAAATAA
- the trmD gene encoding tRNA (guanosine(37)-N1)-methyltransferase TrmD: protein MKKTFKISVITLFPNFVEQYTSFGIIARAIKNRLVKFGAVDMRKFGLDKRKTVDDRPYGGGLGMVLRPDVVIKAIVKTVGKLTPANRKKTRVILLTPQGKVFSQAHARRLAKYEHLIFVSGRYEGFDERARKFVDEELSVGDYVLMGGELPSLIISEAVLRLVPGVLGKDESADNESFSEPKSKSDNLLLEYPQYTKPEVLEVNGKKLRVPSVLLTGHHANVLAWRQEESRKRTKKRRPDLFN from the coding sequence ATGAAGAAAACTTTTAAAATTTCAGTTATTACCTTGTTCCCGAATTTTGTAGAACAGTACACTAGTTTTGGCATTATTGCCCGGGCCATTAAGAACCGCCTGGTAAAATTCGGAGCTGTTGATATGCGCAAGTTCGGTTTGGACAAGCGCAAGACCGTAGATGACCGTCCTTATGGCGGCGGTTTAGGGATGGTGTTGCGACCGGACGTTGTTATAAAGGCTATTGTCAAAACAGTCGGCAAATTAACTCCGGCTAATCGCAAGAAAACACGGGTCATTCTGCTTACTCCACAGGGCAAGGTATTTAGCCAGGCCCATGCGCGTCGTTTGGCAAAATATGAACATTTAATTTTTGTGTCCGGCCGCTACGAGGGTTTTGATGAAAGAGCACGCAAGTTTGTGGATGAAGAGCTTTCGGTTGGTGATTATGTGCTAATGGGCGGCGAATTGCCATCATTGATTATAAGCGAGGCGGTGTTGCGTCTGGTGCCGGGCGTGTTAGGGAAAGATGAATCTGCGGATAATGAAAGTTTTTCAGAACCCAAGAGTAAATCTGATAACTTGCTCCTAGAGTATCCTCAATATACCAAGCCTGAAGTATTAGAAGTTAATGGAAAGAAGCTGCGTGTCCCTAGCGTATTGTTAACAGGGCACCATGCGAACGTTTTAGCGTGGCGGCAGGAAGAAAGCCGCAAGCGCACCAAAAAGCGTCGGCCAGATTTGTTCAATTAA
- a CDS encoding extracellular solute-binding protein, producing the protein MKKNQNSVFKKFTFALVIGCLVLVSAGCGGGNQKAGKVTLRIWKPFVDSDKMNTLIQAYKKVKPNVTIEYTKKNIENYESDLLNALASGSGPDIFSINNTWLPEYLDKVTPAPDKLYTMKEYRDGFVDVVSTDFIRADKIYGTAMWVDSLALYYNKDILGTAGIATPPKSWDELARDSRKISSQNSQGYFDRSGVAMGTHDNVNRGVDIVYLLMLQSGTVPWSNDGRTPRFASSVQRNGRSVNPGVEAMEFYTSFANPSSQNYTWNSESDYSVDAFANGRAAFLYGYSYTRSQIDAKAPNLNYDVAPVPQFDLSQPNVNFASYFGEVVSKQSKNSADAWDFLKFATSKQALDAYYAKDKQPSSRRDLIELQTQDLDIGVFAHANLTAKSFYKVSEEKFDELIGEAINNILFKNQSVNSSLSRAQSQASALVQGRLF; encoded by the coding sequence ATGAAAAAAAATCAAAACTCTGTTTTTAAAAAATTTACCTTCGCCTTGGTGATAGGTTGTTTAGTTTTGGTTTCTGCCGGCTGCGGCGGCGGCAATCAGAAGGCAGGCAAGGTAACGCTTCGTATCTGGAAGCCTTTTGTTGACAGCGACAAGATGAATACACTTATTCAGGCCTACAAAAAAGTTAAGCCGAATGTTACGATCGAGTACACTAAGAAAAACATCGAAAACTACGAAAGCGATCTTCTGAATGCATTAGCGAGCGGATCCGGTCCGGATATTTTTTCTATCAATAATACTTGGCTGCCGGAATATTTAGATAAAGTTACCCCAGCGCCGGATAAGCTTTATACGATGAAAGAGTATAGAGATGGCTTTGTTGACGTGGTCAGTACAGATTTTATCCGCGCCGATAAAATTTACGGCACTGCTATGTGGGTTGATTCTCTGGCCTTGTACTACAACAAGGATATATTAGGGACTGCCGGTATTGCCACCCCGCCCAAAAGCTGGGATGAACTGGCGCGTGATTCGAGAAAAATTTCTAGCCAAAATTCTCAGGGCTACTTTGACCGCAGCGGTGTAGCAATGGGGACACATGACAATGTTAACCGGGGAGTGGATATTGTGTACCTGTTAATGCTCCAGTCTGGCACTGTTCCTTGGTCCAATGACGGTCGTACGCCGCGCTTTGCGTCTAGTGTCCAGCGTAATGGACGTAGCGTTAATCCGGGTGTGGAAGCTATGGAGTTTTATACTTCGTTTGCCAATCCGTCCAGCCAGAACTATACCTGGAATTCGGAAAGTGATTATTCGGTAGATGCTTTTGCCAATGGTCGCGCAGCGTTTTTGTATGGCTATAGTTATACTAGGTCTCAAATTGATGCAAAGGCTCCAAACTTAAATTATGATGTCGCACCGGTACCACAGTTTGATCTATCTCAACCCAACGTGAATTTTGCCAGCTATTTTGGAGAAGTAGTCAGCAAGCAAAGTAAAAATAGTGCAGATGCTTGGGACTTCTTAAAATTTGCAACCAGCAAGCAGGCCTTGGATGCCTATTACGCCAAAGATAAGCAGCCATCCTCCCGCCGCGATTTGATAGAACTGCAAACCCAGGATTTGGACATCGGTGTCTTCGCCCATGCAAACCTTACTGCTAAATCTTTTTATAAAGTGAGCGAAGAAAAGTTTGATGAATTAATAGGAGAAGCTATAAATAATATTCTGTTTAAAAACCAAAGCGTTAATAGCAGCTTAAGCCGAGCTCAGAGCCAGGCGTCCGCCTTGGTGCAAGGGAGGTTATTTTAA
- the rnc gene encoding ribonuclease III, with protein sequence MLTSKDVQAITGFAPKQLELYISAFTHRSYLNEHRSFELPHNERLEFLGDAVLELVATEHLYKNYDHPEGELTNFRSALVNYKMLSAIAKRMGLEEYLLMSRGEAKDTGRARQVILANAIEALIGALYLDLGYEPSQVFIEKEVLIELPGIISGQKYLDPKSQLQELVQDKHGVTPTYGVVSESGPDHDKVFVVASYQGQKEIGRGQGPSKQEAEIAAAENALKNLGA encoded by the coding sequence ATGTTAACTAGCAAAGATGTACAGGCCATTACCGGTTTTGCTCCCAAGCAGCTAGAATTATATATTTCTGCTTTTACCCACCGTTCGTATTTAAACGAACATCGCAGCTTTGAGCTTCCTCATAACGAGCGCTTAGAGTTTTTGGGGGACGCAGTGTTGGAATTGGTCGCCACAGAACATTTGTACAAGAACTACGATCATCCAGAAGGAGAATTAACCAATTTTCGCAGCGCTTTGGTGAATTATAAAATGCTATCAGCTATAGCTAAGCGCATGGGGTTGGAAGAATACCTACTTATGTCCCGGGGCGAAGCCAAAGATACCGGCCGCGCTCGCCAGGTTATTCTTGCTAATGCCATCGAAGCTTTAATTGGCGCATTGTATTTGGATCTGGGATACGAACCGAGCCAGGTATTTATTGAAAAGGAAGTTTTAATAGAGCTACCGGGAATTATTTCCGGCCAGAAGTATCTAGATCCCAAAAGTCAGCTTCAGGAATTAGTACAAGATAAGCATGGCGTAACTCCAACTTATGGAGTTGTATCGGAAAGTGGTCCTGACCACGATAAGGTATTTGTAGTAGCCAGCTATCAGGGGCAAAAAGAGATCGGCCGCGGCCAAGGACCCAGCAAGCAAGAGGCAGAGATTGCTGCTGCTGAGAACGCCCTCAAAAATTTGGGAGCTTAA
- a CDS encoding RluA family pseudouridine synthase: MTSHKFTVEELKIRLDKFLANQLIDISRSKIQRDIEAGLVKVDGEVETLPHRAIRNGSHITYAPSAEPEAPGPVNIPLKTLYNNHGLLIIDKPAGMAVHPGAGFKGDSLAQALLFHFKDIHLVGEEGRSGIVHRLDKETSGVILVALTQEMYEHLKDAFLERKVKKEYIALVQGKIPQKHGFFEQDLGKSKKDFRRYTTKEKDMVMPKQALTEYKVLEYLTVETDDTLDEYTLVVVKLHTGRTHQIRVHFSSAGFPLVGDKLYGGKNAGKLGLDRQFLHAKKIEVQLPDESWIEAESDFPDDLKAILNNLNSQKVNQL, translated from the coding sequence ATGACAAGTCATAAATTTACAGTAGAAGAATTAAAGATCCGATTGGACAAGTTTTTAGCAAACCAGCTAATAGATATTTCGCGCAGCAAAATTCAGCGGGATATCGAGGCTGGTCTTGTTAAAGTTGACGGTGAAGTAGAAACTCTCCCGCATCGCGCTATCCGTAATGGTTCGCACATAACCTACGCGCCAAGCGCCGAGCCAGAAGCGCCAGGGCCGGTAAATATTCCTCTTAAAACACTGTACAACAACCATGGATTGTTGATAATAGACAAGCCGGCTGGCATGGCAGTACATCCTGGCGCGGGCTTCAAAGGCGATTCGTTGGCACAGGCTTTGCTGTTCCATTTTAAAGATATTCATCTGGTGGGCGAAGAAGGGCGCAGCGGCATTGTCCATCGCTTGGACAAGGAAACCTCCGGGGTTATTCTTGTAGCGCTTACTCAGGAAATGTACGAACATCTTAAAGATGCATTTTTGGAGAGGAAAGTGAAAAAGGAATATATAGCTCTAGTTCAAGGTAAAATTCCTCAAAAACATGGCTTTTTTGAACAAGATTTGGGTAAAAGCAAGAAGGATTTCCGCCGCTATACCACCAAAGAGAAGGATATGGTGATGCCAAAACAGGCTTTAACCGAGTATAAAGTGCTGGAATACCTCACTGTCGAGACCGACGACACCCTTGACGAATACACCCTAGTTGTTGTAAAATTACACACAGGTAGAACGCATCAGATACGCGTTCATTTTTCTTCAGCGGGTTTTCCGCTGGTGGGAGACAAGCTATACGGCGGCAAGAATGCCGGCAAGCTGGGCCTGGATCGGCAGTTCCTTCATGCTAAAAAGATTGAAGTTCAGTTGCCGGACGAATCGTGGATCGAAGCGGAAAGCGACTTTCCGGATGATCTGAAAGCGATCCTCAATAATTTAAATAGTCAAAAAGTTAATCAACTTTAA
- a CDS encoding KH domain-containing protein, with protein sequence MEQDQAFVEFVVKSLVDNPDDVKTERSVDEMGVLITLHINPNDMGQVIGRMGQTAKALRTLLRVVGAKHKARVNLKIYEPEGSHRGPRRSHDDAAQADNNHEDAQADMDDFKL encoded by the coding sequence ATGGAACAAGATCAAGCATTTGTAGAGTTCGTAGTTAAGTCTTTGGTTGATAACCCAGACGATGTAAAGACCGAACGCAGCGTAGACGAAATGGGCGTTCTTATCACTTTGCACATCAACCCTAATGATATGGGTCAAGTTATCGGCCGCATGGGCCAAACTGCAAAAGCTCTTCGCACGCTGTTGCGTGTCGTTGGCGCTAAGCACAAAGCTCGTGTTAACCTAAAGATCTACGAACCAGAAGGATCTCATCGTGGCCCTCGCCGTTCTCATGATGATGCAGCTCAGGCTGACAACAATCATGAAGATGCGCAGGCTGATATGGATGACTTCAAGCTCTAA
- the rpsP gene encoding 30S ribosomal protein S16, translating to MLTIRLQRGGKRNTPMYKVVLAQKTAANQKQFVEVIGSYNPHNKELTIRDQERLNYWMNDQHVELSETVHNLFVTKDILKADKKKAFTVPKKPVEAVAEEAPAAEAPAAEAAEGGDAGESTDAAESVTETASETPAETTPEAAPEVPTEVPAPETATPETPEVTAETPAEEVKA from the coding sequence ATGTTAACTATTCGTTTACAGCGCGGCGGTAAGCGCAACACTCCTATGTATAAGGTTGTGTTGGCGCAGAAAACCGCTGCTAACCAAAAACAATTTGTAGAGGTTATTGGTTCTTATAATCCTCATAACAAAGAATTGACTATCCGCGATCAGGAGCGCCTCAACTACTGGATGAATGATCAGCATGTAGAACTCTCTGAAACTGTTCATAACCTGTTTGTGACTAAGGATATTTTAAAAGCAGATAAGAAGAAAGCTTTCACTGTTCCTAAGAAGCCAGTAGAGGCTGTAGCCGAAGAAGCTCCGGCAGCAGAAGCTCCGGCAGCAGAAGCGGCCGAAGGCGGCGATGCAGGTGAATCCACCGATGCAGCAGAATCAGTAACTGAAACTGCTTCCGAAACACCAGCCGAAACCACTCCAGAAGCTGCTCCAGAAGTACCTACCGAAGTTCCTGCCCCAGAAACTGCAACTCCAGAAACTCCAGAAGTTACTGCAGAAACTCCTGCAGAAGAAGTTAAAGCTTAA
- the rplS gene encoding 50S ribosomal protein L19 produces MPIVKNLKAEQLKEIPDFKTGYTVKVHNRIKEGGKERIQIFEGLVIARKGGTGANATFMVRKISNGVGVERIYPLHSPNIAKIEVVKDDLVRQAKLYYVRKLRDNTPRVRKNTTKSKTAMSKNKKSAKKETVKAE; encoded by the coding sequence ATGCCAATTGTAAAGAATTTAAAAGCAGAACAGCTGAAGGAAATCCCAGATTTCAAGACCGGCTATACTGTTAAGGTTCACAACCGCATTAAAGAAGGCGGCAAGGAACGTATTCAGATCTTCGAAGGCCTGGTTATTGCCCGCAAAGGCGGAACCGGAGCTAATGCAACTTTTATGGTTCGCAAGATCTCCAACGGTGTCGGTGTAGAACGCATTTACCCCTTGCACTCCCCCAACATCGCTAAGATCGAAGTTGTAAAAGACGATTTGGTTCGCCAGGCTAAGCTCTACTACGTACGCAAGCTGCGCGACAATACTCCTCGCGTTCGCAAGAACACCACCAAGTCCAAAACAGCTATGTCTAAGAACAAGAAGTCTGCAAAGAAAGAGACTGTTAAGGCTGAATAA
- a CDS encoding NUDIX hydrolase, with product MAHASFNVGVKAIMKNSKGKILALEAHMNGPMAEYYDMPGGRIDEEEVGTPFSDILRREIREELGDIEFDLDPNPIAAVSWLWPNGQPMTFIYYPAKLTGGEPQISEEHLSYKWVEPTEEELDKYFTSYHRAALKQIA from the coding sequence ATGGCCCACGCAAGCTTCAATGTTGGCGTTAAGGCCATTATGAAAAACTCTAAAGGAAAGATCTTGGCGCTAGAGGCCCACATGAACGGGCCAATGGCTGAGTACTACGATATGCCCGGGGGTAGGATTGACGAAGAAGAAGTTGGAACACCATTCTCAGATATCTTAAGGAGAGAAATAAGAGAAGAGCTGGGAGATATAGAATTTGATTTAGACCCAAATCCTATTGCTGCAGTAAGCTGGTTATGGCCTAACGGCCAGCCGATGACTTTCATCTATTACCCGGCAAAACTTACTGGCGGCGAGCCGCAGATAAGCGAGGAGCATCTATCGTATAAATGGGTGGAGCCAACAGAGGAAGAGCTAGACAAATACTTCACCTCTTACCACCGGGCTGCTTTAAAACAAATTGCATAA
- a CDS encoding superoxide dismutase, whose translation MFEAKQFESINGVEGLSGKLMSEHYKLYEGYVKKANEIQEKLKTVDLSAANATQSDLRALKLGYSFAVNAIKSHELYFTNLSGKGGQPQGWLASEIEKTFGSYDNWLKDMKATGLAARGWVWFAFDWQNGSIFNYLGDAHDAFPIWHATPLVALDVYEHAYMMDYGVARADYIDSFFKNLNWNQVEEFASKLYMDKWTENPAK comes from the coding sequence ATGTTCGAAGCAAAACAATTTGAATCTATCAATGGCGTAGAAGGCTTAAGCGGCAAGCTCATGAGCGAGCACTACAAGCTCTACGAAGGTTATGTAAAAAAAGCCAATGAGATTCAGGAGAAATTAAAAACTGTAGACTTAAGCGCAGCCAATGCTACTCAATCGGATTTGCGGGCACTAAAGCTTGGTTACTCTTTCGCAGTTAATGCTATAAAGAGCCACGAGCTTTACTTTACCAACCTATCCGGAAAAGGCGGGCAGCCGCAGGGTTGGCTGGCTAGCGAAATAGAAAAGACTTTCGGTTCTTACGATAACTGGCTTAAAGACATGAAAGCTACAGGCTTGGCAGCCCGCGGCTGGGTCTGGTTTGCGTTTGATTGGCAAAACGGCAGCATCTTCAACTATTTAGGCGATGCGCACGATGCTTTTCCTATCTGGCATGCTACACCGCTAGTTGCACTCGATGTTTACGAGCACGCTTACATGATGGATTATGGAGTGGCCCGTGCAGACTATATAGACAGCTTCTTTAAGAACCTCAACTGGAATCAGGTAGAAGAATTCGCGTCCAAACTCTACATGGATAAGTGGACAGAAAACCCTGCTAAATAA
- the ftsH gene encoding ATP-dependent zinc metalloprotease FtsH, with protein MGKIVKNIILVLIVFLIVSVGIAAFMNDDKVREVPLSEVTSLIKEEKVDQIVVGPGTLTAQIKDSDTKLSSAIGVNTEIPQYFIDSGVTADQIGKVKVEFKNSSFATVLAGTILPFLIPFILIALFIYFLMRQVQGSNNRALTFGQSSVKLSDEMKNKVRFTDVAGSSEAKEELQEVVEFLKFPQKFLALGAKIPKGVLLLGSPGVGKTLLARAVAGEANVPFFHISGSEFVEMFVGVGASRVRDLFKKAKRNAPCIVFIDEIDAVGRQRGAGLGGGHDEREQTLNQILVEMDGFETDTNVIVVAATNRPDVLDPALLRPGRFDRQVMLDLPDINDREAILKVHSKNKPMAKNVDLRSVAERTPGFSGADLANVINEAAILAARANKKEIDTGELKEAIEKVMLGPSRKSHLLSESEKKRTAYHEGGHALVGAVLPESDPVHKVTVLSRGRALGYTMKLPTEDKHLHTKSGFLDEIAALLGGYAAEKLVYGELTTGASNDLKVATNMARNLVTQYGMSDELGPVTLGEQHSNVFLGRDLGEQKNYSESVAQKIDDEVRRIMREAEQRATELMTKYRSYLDTIADRLVKEETLEKEQFEEIVKDIIPPNKRKTPEFTEIPEVGSEQAPSESIPA; from the coding sequence ATGGGTAAGATTGTCAAAAATATTATTTTAGTTTTAATAGTTTTCCTGATTGTATCTGTAGGGATCGCAGCCTTTATGAATGACGATAAAGTGCGCGAAGTACCTCTGTCCGAAGTTACAAGTTTGATTAAGGAAGAGAAGGTTGATCAGATTGTTGTCGGCCCAGGAACCCTGACTGCTCAGATTAAAGACAGTGACACCAAGCTATCTTCGGCGATTGGTGTAAATACCGAAATTCCCCAGTACTTTATCGACAGCGGCGTGACTGCAGATCAGATCGGGAAAGTGAAAGTTGAATTTAAGAACAGCTCATTTGCTACTGTATTGGCTGGAACAATCTTGCCATTTTTGATTCCTTTCATCTTAATTGCTCTGTTTATTTACTTTTTAATGCGCCAAGTCCAGGGCTCTAATAACAGAGCACTCACATTTGGCCAATCCTCGGTAAAGCTTTCTGATGAGATGAAGAATAAAGTCCGCTTCACCGATGTGGCGGGTTCTAGTGAAGCCAAAGAAGAATTGCAGGAAGTTGTAGAGTTCTTAAAATTCCCACAAAAGTTTCTGGCGCTTGGTGCAAAGATTCCTAAGGGCGTTTTATTGCTTGGAAGCCCTGGTGTTGGTAAGACACTATTGGCTCGCGCGGTTGCCGGAGAAGCAAATGTTCCTTTTTTCCATATTTCCGGTTCTGAATTCGTGGAAATGTTCGTGGGTGTCGGTGCGAGCCGTGTCCGTGACTTGTTCAAAAAAGCAAAGCGCAATGCTCCTTGTATTGTCTTTATCGATGAAATTGATGCCGTTGGTCGCCAGCGCGGCGCAGGCCTTGGCGGCGGCCACGATGAACGCGAACAGACTCTAAACCAGATTCTGGTAGAGATGGATGGTTTTGAGACTGATACCAATGTCATTGTAGTCGCAGCTACTAACCGTCCGGATGTGCTAGACCCGGCTTTGCTTCGCCCTGGGCGTTTTGACCGACAAGTCATGTTAGACTTGCCGGACATTAATGACCGCGAAGCTATTTTGAAAGTCCATTCTAAAAACAAGCCGATGGCGAAGAATGTTGATCTTCGTTCGGTAGCAGAACGCACTCCAGGCTTTTCCGGTGCAGATTTGGCGAATGTTATCAATGAGGCAGCTATTTTAGCCGCCCGCGCCAATAAGAAAGAAATTGACACCGGCGAACTCAAAGAAGCTATAGAAAAAGTTATGCTGGGCCCTTCTCGCAAGAGCCATCTTCTGAGCGAATCGGAGAAAAAGCGCACTGCCTACCATGAAGGCGGGCACGCTTTAGTAGGCGCAGTTCTTCCGGAGTCTGACCCGGTTCATAAAGTTACTGTATTATCCCGCGGCCGTGCCTTGGGCTATACTATGAAGCTTCCAACGGAAGACAAGCACCTACATACCAAATCCGGTTTTTTGGACGAAATCGCAGCACTGCTTGGCGGTTATGCGGCAGAAAAATTGGTCTATGGAGAGCTTACTACCGGCGCCAGCAATGATTTAAAAGTTGCTACCAACATGGCGAGAAATCTGGTCACTCAATACGGCATGAGCGATGAGCTTGGTCCCGTAACTTTAGGTGAACAGCATAGCAATGTATTTCTTGGCCGCGATCTTGGCGAGCAAAAAAATTATAGCGAATCTGTAGCGCAAAAAATTGATGATGAAGTCCGCCGCATTATGCGCGAGGCAGAACAGCGGGCAACCGAACTCATGACTAAATACCGTTCTTACTTAGACACTATTGCTGACCGATTAGTAAAAGAAGAGACTTTGGAAAAGGAACAGTTTGAAGAAATTGTTAAGGATATTATCCCTCCTAATAAAAGGAAGACCCCGGAGTTTACAGAAATTCCCGAAGTCGGTTCTGAGCAGGCTCCAAGCGAGTCTATTCCTGCCTAA